The Ammoniphilus oxalaticus genome contains a region encoding:
- the gcvPA gene encoding aminomethyl-transferring glycine dehydrogenase subunit GcvPA: MARYRYLPMTSEDKQEMLSFLGIEDVYELFSDIPEAIRFKGKLNIQKELSEVDTVQYFSKLAGKNVNSSNHAYFLGAGIYDHYIPSTVDHVISRSEFYTAYTPYQPEISQGELQAIFEFQTMICELTGMEVANSSMYDGPTALAEAGNLAVGGKSGKKVLVSKAVHPEARQILKVNARGQGYEVVEIDLVDGMTDLQALETAVDEQTAAVIVQYPNFLGSIEDLAAIEKIAHRHNGMLVVSSNPLALGMLQPPGAFGADIVVGDVQPLGIPMQLGGPTCGYFAVRQKLMRRIPGRIVGQTTDQDGKRGFVLTLQAREQHIRREKATSNICSNQALMALASSVAMTALGKRGVQEMALLNVQKTQYAKQAIAQLDGYQIPFSAPIFNEFVVKVPGKVGDLNRALLKRQIVGGYDLGRDYPELAGHLLVAVTEIRTKEQIDSFVQGLEGFARG, from the coding sequence ATGGCGCGCTATCGTTATCTGCCGATGACAAGCGAAGACAAACAAGAAATGTTGTCTTTTTTAGGGATTGAGGATGTTTATGAACTATTCTCTGATATACCTGAAGCGATTCGATTCAAAGGAAAGCTGAACATTCAGAAAGAGTTGTCTGAAGTCGATACCGTACAATACTTTTCTAAGTTAGCCGGAAAAAATGTAAATAGCAGCAACCACGCTTACTTTTTGGGAGCGGGAATCTACGATCACTACATCCCAAGCACAGTCGATCATGTCATTAGCCGCTCTGAATTTTACACAGCGTACACCCCTTACCAACCGGAAATTAGTCAAGGTGAACTACAAGCGATTTTTGAGTTTCAAACGATGATTTGTGAATTGACGGGAATGGAAGTGGCCAATTCTTCGATGTACGATGGACCGACCGCATTGGCGGAGGCGGGTAATCTGGCGGTGGGCGGAAAATCCGGAAAGAAAGTTCTCGTCTCGAAGGCGGTTCATCCCGAGGCCCGTCAGATTTTGAAAGTAAACGCAAGAGGTCAAGGGTATGAAGTGGTGGAGATTGATCTCGTCGACGGCATGACCGATTTGCAGGCGTTAGAAACAGCGGTCGATGAACAAACGGCGGCGGTGATCGTTCAATACCCGAATTTTCTCGGTTCGATTGAAGATTTGGCGGCGATTGAAAAAATTGCTCATCGTCACAATGGGATGCTGGTTGTTTCTTCTAATCCGTTGGCGTTAGGGATGTTGCAACCGCCAGGGGCGTTCGGGGCTGACATTGTTGTCGGCGACGTCCAACCACTCGGGATTCCGATGCAGCTAGGTGGACCGACGTGCGGTTATTTTGCGGTCAGGCAAAAGCTAATGCGCAGAATACCTGGGCGCATTGTCGGACAGACGACAGACCAAGATGGAAAACGAGGTTTTGTGTTGACCTTGCAAGCGCGAGAACAACATATTCGTCGCGAGAAGGCGACTTCAAACATTTGCTCGAACCAGGCGCTAATGGCCCTTGCTTCATCCGTGGCGATGACGGCGCTCGGTAAACGCGGCGTTCAAGAGATGGCGTTGTTAAATGTTCAGAAAACACAATACGCGAAACAAGCGATTGCGCAATTAGATGGGTACCAGATTCCATTTTCAGCGCCGATCTTTAATGAGTTTGTTGTCAAAGTTCCAGGTAAAGTGGGCGACCTGAATCGGGCGTTGTTAAAGCGGCAGATCGTAGGCGGCTATGACCTTGGGAGAGATTATCCTGAGTTAGCGGGACACCTATTAGTTGCTGTCACGGAAATCCGAACGAAAGAACAGATCGATTCGTTTGTTCAAGGATTGGAGGGGTTTGCGCGTGGTTAA
- the dat gene encoding D-amino-acid transaminase, which translates to MILYNDQLVKRGDVQIGIEDRGYQFGDGVYEVLSVYDSKIFRLKEHLDRLSYCAQQLGITLPVSLAQLETNLYQLIKTENVQNGQLYFQVTRGAAERNHLIPESSQSVLTGYATFKPRPIEHMEKGVSVITTEDIRWLRCDIKSLNLLGSVLAKQKAAEQGAYEAILHRNGIVTEGSASNLFIVKDGKLHTHPTGNLILNGITRVAVIEYANELCIEVMEQPFTLDKLKRADEVFLTSTVNEVMPIIEIDGKTVASGKVGELTRRLQQVYEARLKHL; encoded by the coding sequence ATGATCTTATACAACGATCAACTAGTCAAACGTGGGGACGTTCAAATTGGGATTGAAGACAGGGGCTATCAATTTGGGGATGGGGTTTATGAAGTCTTAAGTGTGTATGACAGTAAGATTTTTCGGCTAAAGGAACATCTGGACCGTCTATCTTATTGCGCGCAACAACTCGGGATTACTCTCCCAGTATCTCTCGCTCAGTTAGAAACTAATTTGTATCAACTAATCAAAACTGAAAATGTCCAAAATGGGCAACTATATTTTCAAGTGACACGCGGCGCTGCGGAACGAAACCACCTCATACCAGAATCTAGTCAATCTGTGCTAACAGGGTATGCCACTTTTAAGCCAAGACCCATCGAACATATGGAAAAAGGTGTGTCTGTGATCACAACCGAGGACATTCGCTGGTTACGTTGCGATATTAAAAGTTTAAATTTATTAGGAAGTGTATTAGCTAAGCAAAAAGCGGCTGAGCAAGGCGCTTATGAAGCGATCTTACACCGCAATGGCATTGTTACGGAGGGAAGCGCTTCCAATTTATTTATCGTAAAAGACGGCAAGCTACATACCCATCCAACAGGTAACTTGATTTTAAACGGGATTACAAGGGTGGCCGTGATTGAATACGCGAATGAACTTTGCATCGAAGTGATGGAACAGCCATTTACATTAGATAAATTAAAACGAGCGGATGAAGTCTTCTTGACGAGCACAGTCAATGAAGTGATGCCGATTATCGAAATTGATGGAAAAACCGTTGCATCAGGAAAAGTGGGCGAGCTCACACGACGCTTGCAACAAGTGTATGAAGCAAGACTTAAGCATCTTTAA
- the gcvPB gene encoding aminomethyl-transferring glycine dehydrogenase subunit GcvPB, with protein MVKNKDKALIFEMSRPGRTAYSLPECDVPEVDVTSVIPKQYIRQEPAELPEVSELQLMRHYTELSTRNHGVDSGFYPLGSCTMKYNPKINEDVARYAGFTQVHPYQEQETMQGALELMYNLQQELEEITGMSQVSLQPAAGAQGEWTALMMIRAYHESRGEQRTKVIVPDTAHGTNPASVAVAGLETVTIPSNEKGEVDIEGLKQAVGSDTAALMLTNPNTLGLFEEQIKEIAEIVHEAGGLLYYDGANANAILGITRPGDMGFDVVHLNLHKTFTGPHGGGGPGSGPIGCKDALAPFLPAPVVGKDGDQYYLNYDIPQSIGRVKAYYGNFGINVRAHTYIRTMGPEGLLRVAEEAVLNANYMMRKLAPYYELPFDRACKHEFVLSGSRQKNLGVRTLDIAKRLLDFGYHPPTVYFPLIVEECMMIEPTETEAKETLDEFIEAMIQIAKEAEENPTIVQEAPHHTIVNRLDEVTAARRPILRYQQEQ; from the coding sequence GTGGTTAAAAATAAAGACAAAGCTTTAATTTTTGAGATGAGTAGACCAGGGCGTACCGCTTATAGTTTGCCTGAGTGCGATGTGCCCGAAGTCGATGTGACGAGCGTGATTCCAAAACAATATATCCGTCAAGAGCCGGCCGAATTGCCAGAAGTTTCTGAGCTGCAGTTAATGCGACATTACACGGAACTATCGACTCGGAATCATGGCGTTGATTCGGGGTTTTATCCGCTTGGTTCCTGCACGATGAAATACAATCCGAAAATTAATGAAGATGTGGCTCGTTACGCAGGTTTTACGCAGGTCCATCCATATCAGGAGCAAGAGACGATGCAAGGCGCCCTCGAATTAATGTATAATTTGCAACAAGAGTTAGAAGAAATTACGGGAATGAGCCAAGTCTCCTTACAGCCCGCCGCGGGCGCGCAAGGGGAGTGGACGGCTCTGATGATGATTCGGGCTTATCATGAAAGTCGCGGTGAACAACGGACGAAAGTAATCGTTCCCGACACGGCGCATGGGACGAACCCAGCCAGTGTTGCGGTCGCGGGGCTCGAAACGGTGACGATTCCTTCCAATGAAAAAGGCGAAGTCGATATTGAAGGATTGAAACAAGCGGTCGGATCCGATACGGCCGCGTTAATGTTGACTAATCCGAATACATTAGGCTTATTTGAAGAGCAGATTAAAGAAATTGCTGAAATCGTTCATGAAGCGGGCGGCTTGCTTTATTACGATGGGGCGAATGCTAATGCGATTTTAGGCATCACGCGACCAGGCGATATGGGCTTTGATGTGGTTCATCTGAATCTGCACAAAACATTTACAGGTCCGCACGGCGGGGGCGGCCCGGGCTCTGGACCGATCGGTTGTAAAGATGCGCTTGCTCCATTTTTGCCAGCGCCCGTTGTTGGGAAAGACGGTGATCAATACTATTTGAACTACGATATCCCACAATCAATTGGGCGGGTCAAAGCATATTATGGAAACTTTGGCATCAATGTTCGAGCGCATACGTATATCCGAACGATGGGACCGGAAGGTTTGCTTCGCGTCGCGGAGGAAGCGGTCTTAAACGCGAACTACATGATGCGTAAGTTGGCTCCATATTATGAGTTGCCGTTTGATCGGGCCTGTAAACATGAGTTCGTTTTATCTGGCAGTAGACAGAAAAACCTCGGTGTTCGCACGCTGGATATCGCGAAGCGATTGCTCGATTTCGGCTACCATCCGCCAACGGTTTACTTCCCGTTGATTGTTGAGGAGTGCATGATGATTGAGCCGACTGAAACCGAAGCGAAGGAAACGCTGGATGAATTTATCGAGGCAATGATACAAATTGCAAAAGAGGCGGAGGAGAATCCGACGATCGTCCAAGAAGCGCCGCATCATACGATCGTGAACCGATTGGATGAAGTCACCGCCGCCCGTCGTCCGATTTTACGCTATCAACAAGAACAGTAA
- a CDS encoding S-layer homology domain-containing protein — protein sequence MTKKVIAAVSRALVLFLALGVWVAGYAPATTAAAKRFSDVGPKQGWALQDITKMSLKGIIVGTPEGQFLPDQGVQQQQALVMVIKTMGYEQEAENYKGKDHSAQYKGVADWAKKYVSFAHQEDLLRVDEGDRFHGEYAASREWIAQLLVRMIDKEAEALAIKHDSRSFTDARDISKWADGYVKLAASDDYGLISGFPNDDGTFSFKPKENVTRAQMTVLISKAERFMSNPVGNELRGQILSVGDEWLIGTKDGNRKLKVTGDTAIFQDYKKVSSSVIKRFQPIYALYTPGKPDVAQFIQILDEDAAEEVITGTITKVVKPLKTVALTTSEGLTSFYLSDGVVYGSKDGTVKSIDDLNEGDTIELTFVGGQVSKAYLITGSAAGSSKGTIYEVDLTNNLITLQHGEQQSAKVYTLNKDATVQYPDRRATGLAGLSGEMEVEIKLKDNEVVEIKVTEIVEQGKIISVSADKKYITITSAGDQAAKVYSLATDAEITLQGTATTSQTIQAGDDVKLRIGSDGQIQTLNIMNRSAGNAVVDDGLIEGKVYAVDSGSGTVILEKETNGQKTYHPYDFGSTYDLSINGKWSTRLADIKKDMRAKVQLFEDKIVYFEVDNRLSGKVVRVDKDRRLLTLAHENGQQVPYYVDNNYDMVIRHQGGADLSDLELQDQVRVKLDENNRITDIAVQREFAYLVTDVYESSKRLNVKNEKGNSYSMTLNTNVELEVPGKSIPKITDFNKGDIVKASYLGDDLKNLAVLPSDKGMVTHVDQDKKQFTLAKNDGTTAVYTFNSGDVIEYGNNEYTQLNSLVVNDRVIVQTWLGGKKRLTKMQQVTEEFYYKDNNFIYAIENVRSYRYDPDLFVRGTDNRGITLDMLSKNDKIRMYRLDGIVYEVHKIQ from the coding sequence ATGACTAAAAAGGTAATCGCGGCTGTCTCAAGAGCGCTTGTTCTATTTCTTGCGCTCGGTGTTTGGGTTGCTGGCTATGCCCCGGCGACAACGGCTGCCGCAAAAAGATTTTCAGACGTAGGCCCCAAACAAGGCTGGGCCTTACAGGACATTACTAAAATGTCGCTGAAAGGCATTATTGTTGGGACCCCTGAAGGTCAATTTCTTCCAGATCAAGGTGTGCAGCAACAGCAAGCGCTTGTCATGGTAATTAAGACAATGGGCTATGAGCAAGAAGCAGAAAATTACAAAGGGAAAGATCATTCCGCTCAATACAAAGGAGTGGCTGATTGGGCGAAAAAGTATGTTTCTTTTGCTCATCAGGAAGATTTGTTGCGAGTAGATGAAGGGGACCGCTTCCATGGGGAATACGCAGCTTCACGCGAATGGATTGCCCAACTGTTAGTGCGGATGATTGATAAGGAAGCCGAAGCGCTCGCTATTAAACACGATAGTCGTTCGTTTACGGACGCAAGAGATATTTCCAAATGGGCGGATGGCTATGTGAAATTGGCCGCATCCGACGATTACGGGCTGATCAGCGGTTTTCCAAATGATGATGGCACGTTCAGCTTTAAACCAAAGGAAAATGTTACGCGGGCTCAAATGACAGTGTTGATCAGTAAAGCAGAACGCTTCATGTCAAATCCTGTCGGAAACGAACTGCGCGGACAAATATTGTCTGTAGGCGATGAGTGGTTGATTGGAACGAAAGATGGCAATCGCAAGTTGAAAGTGACGGGCGATACAGCGATATTCCAAGATTACAAAAAAGTTTCATCTTCGGTGATCAAACGATTCCAACCGATTTACGCGTTATATACGCCAGGTAAGCCTGATGTGGCGCAATTCATCCAAATTTTAGATGAAGACGCGGCGGAAGAAGTGATTACAGGAACGATCACGAAAGTTGTCAAACCGTTAAAGACAGTCGCTTTAACGACCTCCGAAGGACTGACTAGTTTTTACTTATCCGATGGTGTTGTTTATGGATCGAAAGATGGAACGGTTAAGTCGATCGATGATCTCAATGAAGGGGATACGATTGAACTCACCTTTGTAGGTGGACAAGTAAGCAAAGCGTATCTCATCACAGGCAGCGCCGCAGGGAGCAGTAAAGGTACGATTTATGAAGTTGATTTGACTAACAATCTGATCACTTTGCAACATGGTGAACAGCAGTCAGCAAAAGTATACACACTTAATAAAGACGCGACTGTTCAATATCCGGATCGTCGAGCAACGGGATTAGCGGGACTTAGCGGCGAAATGGAAGTTGAGATTAAATTAAAAGACAATGAAGTTGTTGAAATAAAAGTGACTGAGATTGTCGAACAAGGTAAAATTATTTCAGTTTCAGCAGACAAAAAATATATCACGATTACAAGCGCGGGGGATCAAGCCGCAAAAGTATATTCGTTAGCGACGGATGCTGAGATTACATTGCAAGGAACGGCGACAACTTCGCAAACGATTCAAGCGGGGGATGATGTGAAATTACGCATCGGTTCGGATGGCCAGATTCAAACACTAAACATCATGAATCGCAGCGCGGGGAACGCAGTAGTGGATGATGGTTTGATCGAAGGAAAAGTTTACGCTGTAGACAGTGGATCGGGGACTGTCATTTTAGAAAAAGAAACAAATGGTCAAAAAACGTACCATCCGTACGACTTTGGTTCAACGTATGACCTGTCTATCAATGGCAAATGGTCGACGCGTTTAGCGGATATTAAAAAAGATATGCGAGCGAAAGTCCAACTTTTTGAAGATAAAATTGTTTATTTTGAAGTGGACAACCGCTTGAGCGGGAAAGTCGTAAGGGTGGATAAAGATCGTAGACTGCTTACACTCGCACATGAAAATGGTCAACAAGTTCCGTATTATGTAGATAACAATTACGATATGGTCATCCGTCATCAAGGCGGCGCCGATCTATCGGATTTGGAGTTGCAAGATCAAGTAAGAGTCAAGCTAGATGAAAACAATCGGATTACTGATATTGCGGTTCAGCGCGAGTTTGCTTATCTCGTTACAGATGTTTATGAAAGCAGCAAGCGACTAAACGTTAAGAATGAAAAAGGAAACTCCTACAGTATGACGTTAAATACGAATGTAGAACTAGAGGTTCCTGGCAAATCGATTCCGAAAATTACTGACTTCAACAAAGGAGATATCGTCAAAGCGAGCTACCTCGGCGATGATCTAAAAAACCTAGCCGTATTGCCAAGCGATAAGGGCATGGTCACACATGTTGATCAGGATAAGAAACAATTTACTTTGGCTAAAAATGACGGGACGACAGCGGTATACACGTTTAATTCAGGCGACGTCATTGAGTATGGTAATAATGAATATACCCAACTGAACAGTTTGGTCGTCAATGACCGCGTAATCGTTCAAACGTGGCTGGGCGGTAAAAAGCGTCTGACGAAGATGCAGCAAGTAACAGAAGAATTTTATTACAAAGATAACAACTTTATTTATGCGATCGAAAATGTGAGAAGCTATCGATACGATCCAGATCTATTCGTGCGTGGAACGGATAATCGAGGCATTACATTGGACATGCTCAGTAAAAATGATAAAATTCGCATGTATCGCCTAGATGGGATCGTGTACGAAGTTCATAAGATCCAATAG
- a CDS encoding adenosylcobalamin-dependent ribonucleoside-diphosphate reductase — protein MLEFTTIKQTAGLVTNANLSVCVSNDFMEAVKNDADWDFVFPDTTDPEYDEIWDGDLQKWKELGKEVKVFKTVKAREVWHTIIESAWKSAEPGVVFMERYNEMSNSWYFNKVIATNPCGEQGLPGWGVCNLSAINLSRFYDELNDDVAWDELGTCVRHSVRFLDNVIDTTPYHFEENKENQLKERRIGLGSMGLAELLIKLRVRYGSPESIVFLDKLYGFIAREAYLASAEIAGEKGSFKAFEVDKYLESGFMKHLLETFPEVGSAIQKQGMRNVTVITQAPTGSTGTMVGTSTGIEPYFAFEYFRQSRLGMDKQYVPIAQEWLNENPGRDLPAYFVTAQDLSAEDHVRVQAAIQKWVDSSISKTANAPNDFTVEETKDLYELAFELGCKGVTIYRDGSRDTQVLTTEKKDEPEEKQAVAVEAAAPVKEKKYQRRPQILQGATYKMNTPLGKAYITINNVNGAPFEVIVNIGKAGSDVFAMSEALGRVATLFLRFGELPDGNKERLLIKHLKGIGGTGAVGFGPNRVESVADAVAKALEIHLDGQDPNGLVAATTLPDMNATELEDEDFDFEGKDICPSCGAAALINTEGCKSCANCGYSRC, from the coding sequence TTGCTGGAATTTACAACGATTAAGCAAACCGCCGGTCTCGTCACAAATGCGAACCTATCTGTTTGTGTGAGTAACGATTTTATGGAAGCTGTAAAAAATGACGCCGATTGGGATTTTGTATTTCCAGACACGACTGATCCAGAATACGATGAAATATGGGATGGCGACCTCCAAAAGTGGAAAGAGCTTGGCAAAGAGGTCAAAGTATTTAAAACAGTTAAAGCGAGAGAAGTTTGGCATACGATCATTGAGTCCGCTTGGAAATCTGCTGAGCCGGGCGTTGTGTTTATGGAACGCTACAATGAAATGTCCAACTCTTGGTATTTTAATAAAGTCATCGCCACGAATCCTTGCGGGGAGCAAGGGTTGCCGGGCTGGGGCGTATGTAACTTATCAGCGATCAATTTATCGCGTTTCTATGATGAACTAAATGATGATGTTGCTTGGGACGAGCTGGGTACATGTGTGCGCCATTCCGTGCGTTTCCTAGACAACGTCATCGATACAACGCCATACCATTTTGAAGAAAACAAGGAAAATCAATTAAAAGAGAGACGGATCGGGCTAGGCTCAATGGGACTTGCTGAACTGTTGATCAAGTTGCGGGTCCGTTATGGCAGTCCGGAATCGATTGTGTTTTTAGATAAGTTGTACGGTTTTATCGCTCGCGAGGCTTATCTCGCGTCAGCGGAAATAGCCGGGGAAAAAGGATCGTTCAAAGCTTTTGAAGTCGATAAGTATTTGGAAAGCGGCTTTATGAAACATCTGCTCGAAACATTCCCTGAGGTCGGTTCCGCGATTCAAAAACAAGGGATGCGGAATGTAACAGTAATTACTCAAGCGCCAACCGGCAGCACTGGGACGATGGTTGGAACGTCCACCGGAATCGAACCTTACTTTGCCTTTGAGTATTTCCGTCAAAGTCGTCTTGGGATGGACAAGCAATATGTGCCGATCGCCCAAGAGTGGCTTAATGAAAATCCAGGTCGGGATTTGCCTGCTTATTTTGTAACTGCGCAGGACCTATCTGCTGAGGATCATGTACGCGTTCAAGCTGCGATTCAAAAGTGGGTTGATAGTTCCATTTCGAAGACAGCGAACGCGCCGAATGATTTCACGGTTGAAGAGACGAAAGATTTATATGAATTAGCCTTTGAGTTAGGTTGTAAAGGAGTTACGATCTATCGCGACGGCAGTCGGGATACGCAGGTCTTGACGACAGAGAAAAAGGACGAGCCGGAAGAAAAGCAAGCAGTCGCCGTTGAGGCAGCGGCGCCTGTCAAAGAAAAGAAATATCAGCGCAGGCCGCAAATTTTACAAGGCGCGACGTATAAAATGAATACGCCGTTAGGCAAAGCGTACATCACAATTAACAATGTGAACGGCGCTCCGTTTGAAGTGATCGTCAACATTGGAAAAGCGGGTTCTGACGTGTTTGCAATGTCTGAAGCGTTAGGCAGAGTAGCTACTTTGTTCTTGCGTTTCGGTGAGCTGCCGGACGGTAACAAAGAGCGTTTGTTGATCAAGCACTTGAAAGGAATTGGTGGCACAGGGGCGGTTGGTTTCGGTCCAAATCGCGTTGAGTCGGTAGCCGACGCGGTTGCGAAAGCGCTAGAAATCCATCTCGATGGTCAAGATCCAAATGGCTTAGTTGCCGCGACCACTTTGCCTGATATGAATGCGACAGAACTCGAAGACGAAGATTTTGACTTCGAAGGAAAGGACATTTGTCCTTCCTGTGGAGCAGCAGCGCTGATCAATACGGAAGGCTGTAAGAGTTGCGCAAATTGCGGATATAGCCGTTGTTAG
- a CDS encoding lipoate--protein ligase family protein — MREKRQWRFIDSGSLSPAMNMAIDEALLTSHSLGETPPTIRFYTWDPASLSIGYFQKAEQEIDFEKVRKFGLGFVRRSTGGRAVLHDQELTYSVIVSEQYPGIPTQVNEAYRVISNGLLKGFQQLGLEAEMVSLASEAEKAKYVSAGSAACFDSPSWYELVVEGKKVAGSAQTRQKGTILQHGSIILDWDVEMLFDTLKFSSERVKERLKASFLEKAVAINHLSDKKISLSEAKQAFFKGFEEGLGIELQRGELTSQEQTLAKQLAEQKYGSSDWNWKR; from the coding sequence ATGAGGGAGAAGCGGCAATGGCGCTTTATTGATTCAGGCAGCTTATCGCCAGCGATGAATATGGCAATCGACGAGGCTTTGCTGACCTCGCATAGTTTGGGCGAAACGCCCCCGACGATTCGATTTTATACATGGGATCCCGCGAGCTTATCTATCGGTTATTTTCAAAAGGCCGAACAGGAGATTGATTTTGAAAAAGTGCGTAAATTCGGACTTGGTTTTGTGCGCCGCTCAACTGGCGGACGCGCTGTGCTGCATGATCAGGAACTGACCTATAGTGTGATTGTTTCCGAACAGTATCCAGGGATTCCAACGCAAGTGAATGAGGCGTATCGCGTGATCAGTAATGGCTTATTAAAAGGGTTCCAACAATTGGGCTTGGAGGCGGAGATGGTTTCGCTGGCAAGCGAAGCCGAGAAAGCGAAGTACGTTTCCGCCGGGTCTGCCGCTTGTTTTGATTCCCCGTCATGGTATGAGCTCGTTGTTGAGGGAAAAAAAGTAGCGGGCAGCGCTCAAACGAGGCAAAAGGGAACGATTCTGCAACACGGTTCGATTATTCTCGATTGGGATGTGGAGATGCTATTTGACACGCTTAAGTTTAGCTCGGAACGAGTTAAAGAAAGATTGAAGGCGTCGTTTTTGGAGAAGGCGGTGGCGATCAATCATTTAAGCGACAAGAAAATTAGTTTATCCGAAGCGAAGCAAGCCTTTTTTAAAGGATTCGAAGAGGGGTTGGGAATTGAGCTGCAGCGAGGCGAGCTCACATCACAAGAACAAACGCTTGCTAAGCAACTGGCCGAGCAAAAATACGGCTCGAGCGATTGGAACTGGAAAAGATAA
- a CDS encoding endonuclease domain-containing protein, which translates to MIPYDAKVEQTCGICGMFFLHNKQGRFTSHLLHSHSISLHDYLLMYYYTKEDLKCASDFCLNTVKLRRGVPNTYCSKSCGNTKTKFRKCVVCGTLFENQDLRIRGCSEVCGNKLRSIGVAKWHKLMSEEYKKAHFAVIGKKTAMTRKKNYRPAWNKGKTGIYSAETIEKIRNATIRQFQTQSFRKTKIERIMENMLNKMGITNRYSFCIEKRQFDFVLPKHQIVIECDGDYWHANPKFYPNPKDWQLERIQIDQEKNVIARRNGYQILRFWEDDILNNLAKVRSTIATYVPSATTESETINVNA; encoded by the coding sequence ATGATTCCTTATGATGCGAAGGTTGAGCAAACTTGTGGAATTTGCGGAATGTTCTTTTTGCATAATAAACAAGGGCGATTTACATCTCACTTGCTACATAGCCATTCAATCAGCTTGCATGATTACCTCTTAATGTACTATTACACGAAAGAGGACTTGAAGTGCGCCAGTGATTTTTGTTTAAACACCGTTAAGCTTCGAAGGGGAGTTCCTAATACATACTGTAGCAAATCGTGTGGTAATACAAAGACAAAGTTTCGAAAATGTGTAGTCTGCGGAACTTTATTTGAAAATCAGGATTTGCGGATACGAGGATGTAGTGAAGTTTGCGGTAATAAACTTAGATCAATCGGTGTTGCAAAATGGCATAAATTAATGAGCGAAGAATACAAAAAAGCACACTTTGCCGTTATCGGTAAAAAAACAGCGATGACCAGAAAGAAGAATTACAGGCCTGCATGGAATAAAGGAAAAACGGGAATCTATAGCGCCGAGACGATTGAGAAGATTCGTAATGCGACGATACGTCAATTTCAAACACAATCTTTTCGTAAAACCAAAATTGAGAGAATTATGGAAAATATGTTGAATAAAATGGGAATAACCAATCGGTATTCCTTCTGTATCGAGAAAAGACAGTTTGATTTCGTCCTCCCTAAACATCAGATCGTAATAGAGTGTGACGGAGATTATTGGCATGCGAATCCCAAGTTTTACCCAAATCCCAAAGACTGGCAACTTGAACGTATTCAGATTGATCAAGAAAAGAATGTGATTGCAAGAAGAAATGGCTATCAAATTCTTCGTTTCTGGGAAGATGATATATTAAATAACTTAGCTAAAGTGAGATCAACTATTGCGACATATGTTCCATCTGCTACAACGGAATCGGAAACGATAAACGTGAATGCTTGA
- a CDS encoding rhodanese-like domain-containing protein, producing MDLSLLFRILLYVLIGWLLYRRFVRFNGLKNLSENEFDDQLRNNRNAFLVDAREPDEFKTGHIRGAINIPLSQFEDRVNEIPKERDVLLYCRSGARSQRAAKILFKKGFKNIAHLQGGIMNWRGQLRKRS from the coding sequence GTGGATCTATCGTTGTTATTTAGGATTTTACTGTATGTTCTGATCGGATGGCTGCTTTATAGACGTTTTGTCCGATTCAACGGGTTAAAGAATTTATCAGAGAATGAATTTGATGATCAATTAAGGAATAACCGCAATGCATTTTTAGTTGACGCGCGCGAGCCAGATGAATTTAAAACGGGGCATATTCGCGGGGCGATCAATATTCCGTTGTCTCAATTTGAGGATCGCGTAAATGAAATACCAAAAGAACGGGATGTCCTGTTGTATTGTCGAAGCGGGGCGCGTAGCCAACGCGCCGCAAAGATTTTGTTCAAAAAGGGTTTTAAAAATATAGCGCATTTGCAGGGTGGCATCATGAATTGGAGAGGACAGCTCAGAAAAAGATCATGA